TCGAGCTTCGAGAAGTCGAGGATGTCGTTGATCAGAAGCAGCAGCCGCTCGGCATTGGCGTGCGCGATGGTGAGCAGCTTGGTCTGCTGCTCCGAGTTCTGGAAGTAGCGGTCGTCGGACAGCAGCTCGAGCGCGCCCTTCACCGAGGTGAGCGGCGTGCGGATCTCGTGCGAGACCACCGCCACGAACTCGGACTTGAGACGATCGAGGCTCTTGGTGTGCTCGTAGAGCTGCGAGTTGCGGATCGCGATCGCCGCCTGGGCCGCGTACAGCGTGAGGAAGCTCTCGTCGCCCTCGGTGAAGCCCCCGGGCTTGCCGAGCAACACCAGCAGCCCGGCGAGCTTGGCGCTGGTGATCATCGGGACCACCAGCATGGCGTCGAAGCGCTTCCCCGAGCCGAGCGGCAGCTCGGGAATCGGCGAGGCGTCGCCGTTCGACCACCGCCGCGCGGCCGGCTCCTGTTTCCAGGCCTGCAGCAGGGACTCGGCGTTGAGCTGCGACGGCAGCCCCGAGCCGTCTTCCGACGACTCGACCCCCTGCAGCCCCGAGAGGAAGAACGGTTCGCTCTCTTCGTGGCGCAAGTAGACCGCGCACGCCTGCGCGTCCGAGAGCTCGCTGGCCTTCGCGCAGATGACGCCCAGTCGCGGCGCCAGCTCGAGGTTCGCGCTGATCTCCTTGCCCACCTCGTAGAGTCGGGTCATCTGCCAGGTCGCGACGCGAACCCGCTCGCGCAACACCTGCTCGTGCTGCTGGAGGATCTCGTTCTTGGCCCGCAGCTCGGCGACCAGACGGCGGTTGGTCTCGCGCAGGCGGCGACCGGCGATCGCGCGCTGAATGATGCGCGCCACGTCCCACAGATCGGGCGGCTTGGTCACGTAGTCGTAGGCGCCCTGACGGAGCGCCTCGATCGCACTCGACGCCGAGGCGTAACCGGTCACCACGATCACCGCCACGTCGGGGTCGGCGGCCCGCGCGTGGCGCATCAAGTCGAGCCCCGAGAGCCCGGGGAGATTGAGGTCGGTCAGGATCACGTCCGGCCGAAGCGTGCGCAGCATCCGGACCGCCTCTTCCCCGCTGCCGGCCGCCGACACCTCATGACCTTCCGAGGTCAGCAGCTCCCGGAACACGTCCAGCACCGAGGCCTCGTCGTCCACCACCATGACGCGCGAGGGCGCCGACGGCTCAGGCGAGTCGGGCGTGTCGGTCTGCGAAGGGCGGGCTTCCGGTGGCATGGCCATGCGACCTTCCGTGGTCAGTGGGAGTGGGTGGCGGCGACGCGGGCGGTGCGGCGGCGCCCGGAGCGCTTGGCGACATCCAGCGTCTTGTCGGCGAGGTCGAGCAGCTCGAGCGGCTCGAGACCGTCGCGCGGACTCGACACCACCCCGGCGGATGCCGACAGGTGTCCGACCCGGGCGAAGTGATGCTCCTCGAGCGCGCGGCGCACCCGCTCCGCGGCGCGCGCCGCGGGGCCGGCGTCGGTTTCGGGCAGGATCGCGCCGAACGCGTCGCCGCCGAGACGCGCGAGCACGTCGGACTCGCGCAGCGTCAGCTTGAGCAGAAGGCCGGTTTCGCGCAGCACGGCGTCGCCGGTCGTCCGACCGTAGCGGCGGTTCAAGGCCGCGAAGTGATCGAGGTCCACGATGACCAGGCCGAGCGCGAGCCCGTGACGGCGGGCGTGCGCCAGGGATTCGGTCAGTCGCTGGCGGAACGCCCGACCATCGGGCAGCCCGGTCACCGGGTCGCGCCCCGGTGCGGCGCGCAGCCGGTCCAGCTCGATCCGCGCCCCGAGGGCCGCCCCGAGGGCTCCGGATGCCGAGCGCACCAGGCCGAGTTGCGCGGGTCGCCAGCGCTGTCCGGCGCGCGCGCGCAGGTCCAGCGTGCCGACCCGCTCGGAGCCGCGGAACAGCGGCACCGACAGGCAGCCGCGCAGATCGCCGGGATTCGCTCGCCAGTCGCCGCGCGCACACCATGGCTCGAGGTCGCCGGCCGGCGAGAGCGCGTGCAGGGCGACGCCGTCGCATTCGAAAGCACTGCGCAGGGCGTCCAGAGCCCGCGCCAGCGCGCGGGGGTCGGCGGGCGCTCCGAGCATCGCCTCGCACGCCGACCACAGCGAGCGCGACGCGCGCCGGCGCTCGAGCAGCGCGTCCTCGGGATCGCGTGCGCGACCCGGCCCCGGCGCACGGTCCGGCGTGCCGGTCACCGGCGTCTCACGCGGCGCGCGACTCACGCGGGGTTCCCTCCAGAGCGCTCTTCAGATCGCGCAGCCGCGCGGCCGCGGACTGGATGCGAGTCGACTCGCGCACCACCACCTCGAGCCGCTCGCGCACGCCGGGCTGGTCGGCGATCGGGTCCCTCATCAGCAGCTGAGCGTTGCCGCTCACGCCGACCAGGGCGTTGTTGATGTCGTGGTGCAGTCTCAGCAACTCGACCAGACTGCCGTTCCAGCGGAGCTGCTCGTCCCACCAGCGCTCCACCACCGCGGCCAGGCTCGCGGCCTCGGCGACATGGCCGGCGTCGCGCAGGGCTTCGGCCTGCTCGAGCAGCCTCCCGCGCAACGCCGCGTAAGGCGGCGGCCCGGGCCGGACCGGTTCGTTCCCCTTCACGCCGCCTCCCGAACCGTGAACGCCCGCTGAAGCCGCAGCCGGAGCCGCGTCATTGCGCGGGTGTGGACCTGCGAGACGCGGGACTCCGAAATGCCGAGCGCCCGCCCGATCTCCTTGAGCGTCAGGTGCTCGTAGTAATAGAGCGCGACCACCAGCCGCTCCTGCTCGGGCAGCTGGTCGAGGGTGCGAAGAATGACGTGACGGGTCTGCTGCTCCTCGAGGCGGGCCTCGAAACTCGGCAGGCTGGGATCCGGCAGGTGATCGGCGAGCGTGGTCGGCTCCTGGTCCTCGCCGGCGCGGCTCTCGTCGAGCGAGACCAGCACCGCACCGCGCACGTGATCGAGCAGCCGGTAGAAATCGCCGCGCGACATCTTCATCTCGCGCGCGACCTCGTCCTCGGACGCGGCGCGCCCGAGCTTCTGGTCGAGCCGGCGCGTCACGCCGTCCAGATTGCGCGCCTTCCGCCGCATCGAGCGCGACACCCAGTCGAGTGCGCGAAGCTGGTCGAGCACCGCCCCCTTGATGCGCCACACCGCGTAGGTTTCGAACTTGACGCCCTTGCCAGTGTCGAATTTCGCGTGGGCGTCGAGCAGCCCCAGCACGCCCGCCGAGTACAGATCCTCGTGATCCACGTTGCGGGGGAGCGTCGCCGCCACGCGCTCGACCACGTGACGCACCAGCGGCGCGAACCGCTTCAGCAGGTCGTCCTTCGAGTACGTGATCGGCGTCGGCGGCGCGGGCCGGGCGGCGCGACCGCGAGAACGCACCAGTTGCGGGCTACGGCGTGTCGAAGCGGACGAAACCGATACGGCGGCACGGGGCATTGGGGAACTCCTCCTAGGCTTCGAGACGCTGGGGTTCGGAATCGGACTGGGTGCGCGGCGGCGGCGGCGACTCGTCCCAGAGCTGATGGGACAGAGCTCGGATCGCCTGGGCCGCCGGCGAGTTCGGGAAAGCGGTGAGCACCGGCTCCTGCTGGCGAACCGCGCGCGAAACCGCCGGGTCGTACGGCACGCCGCCCCACAGGTCGAGATCGAGCTGCAGGAAGCGGCGAGCCACCAGGCGGATGCGTTGCGCGGTCTCCTCGGATTCCTCGGGGCTGTCGGTGTGATTGACGACCAGGTGCGGCGGACGCGTGAGGCCCTGCTGATGGAGCAGCTTGATGAGGCCGTAGGCGTCGGAGAACGCCGGCATCTCGGGCGTGGTCACCACCAGCACCTCGCGAGCCGCGCGGCACAGCCAGGTGACCGGCCGGCTCACACCCGAAGCGGTGTCGATCAGCACCACGTCGGCTTCGTGCTCGAGCTGGCTCATGCCGCGCCACAGGCACTCGAGCCGATAGTCATCGAGATCGGCGAGCTCGGGCACTCCGGAGGCCGCCGGCACGAGTCGCACGCCGGCGGGCCCGGGCGTCACGATGTCCTCGAGCGTCTTCTCTCCCGAGAGCACGTGCTGCAGGTCCCAGCGCGGATGCACTCCGAGCAGCAGATCCAGATTGGCCTGCGAGAAATCGGCGTCCACCAGCAACACCCGAGCGCCGCGCTGCCCCAGCGCCACCGCCAGATTCGCGGCCAGCGTGCTCTTGCCCACGCCGCCCTTGCCGCTCGTGATCACCAGCGAACGGACGATCGGGCGACTCCAGTTCGCGGGATGATCCTCGCTGGCTGGCCGCGGAGAACCGGAAACCAGACGCAGCGGGGCGCGCTCGGAGGCGCGCCGGGCCTTGCGGCTCATCGACCGGCCTCGGGATCGAGCGCGAGGAGCGCGCCGACGAACTGCCAGTAGCGAAGCTGATCGTGGCAGCGCTGGAGAGGAGTCTCGAATCCGAGCCGCTCGAGCCGGCGTCGCTCGCCATGCAGGCTGTCGAGCGCGGCGGCGACGCGATCGAGCTGGTCGCCGCGATGTTCCGGCATGTGGCTCGCGACGTCGGCGACGGGAGACAGAGCGGGGCTGAGGCTCACACCGCTCTCCTCAAGCCGGGCGTTTCCGCCGAACCCGGGGCCACGCGTTCGCCTGGCGCGCGATCGTGGAGCGCGCGACGCAGCG
The window above is part of the Candidatus Sulfotelmatobacter sp. genome. Proteins encoded here:
- a CDS encoding ATP-binding protein; translation: MAMPPEARPSQTDTPDSPEPSAPSRVMVVDDEASVLDVFRELLTSEGHEVSAAGSGEEAVRMLRTLRPDVILTDLNLPGLSGLDLMRHARAADPDVAVIVVTGYASASSAIEALRQGAYDYVTKPPDLWDVARIIQRAIAGRRLRETNRRLVAELRAKNEILQQHEQVLRERVRVATWQMTRLYEVGKEISANLELAPRLGVICAKASELSDAQACAVYLRHEESEPFFLSGLQGVESSEDGSGLPSQLNAESLLQAWKQEPAARRWSNGDASPIPELPLGSGKRFDAMLVVPMITSAKLAGLLVLLGKPGGFTEGDESFLTLYAAQAAIAIRNSQLYEHTKSLDRLKSEFVAVVSHEIRTPLTSVKGALELLSDDRYFQNSEQQTKLLTIAHANAERLLLLINDILDFSKLENASLPMTIEPNRLEPILQQAVHNLRTMVEERNIAIDMQLAPDLPDLMLDPGRVGQVLTNLLSNAMKFSPPDGRIIVTAERWQGQIRVGVRDFGEGIAAPDLPKLFRKFSQIDSGSTRKVGGTGLGLVICKGIVEQHGGTIWVESTRGEGSTFYFTLPLAERSTTDQVGAGRAGR
- a CDS encoding sensor domain-containing diguanylate cyclase → MSRAPRETPVTGTPDRAPGPGRARDPEDALLERRRASRSLWSACEAMLGAPADPRALARALDALRSAFECDGVALHALSPAGDLEPWCARGDWRANPGDLRGCLSVPLFRGSERVGTLDLRARAGQRWRPAQLGLVRSASGALGAALGARIELDRLRAAPGRDPVTGLPDGRAFRQRLTESLAHARRHGLALGLVIVDLDHFAALNRRYGRTTGDAVLRETGLLLKLTLRESDVLARLGGDAFGAILPETDAGPAARAAERVRRALEEHHFARVGHLSASAGVVSSPRDGLEPLELLDLADKTLDVAKRSGRRRTARVAATHSH
- a CDS encoding histidine kinase dimerization/phospho-acceptor domain-containing protein, which codes for MKGNEPVRPGPPPYAALRGRLLEQAEALRDAGHVAEAASLAAVVERWWDEQLRWNGSLVELLRLHHDINNALVGVSGNAQLLMRDPIADQPGVRERLEVVVRESTRIQSAAARLRDLKSALEGTPRESRAA
- a CDS encoding FliA/WhiG family RNA polymerase sigma factor; this encodes MRSRGRAARPAPPTPITYSKDDLLKRFAPLVRHVVERVAATLPRNVDHEDLYSAGVLGLLDAHAKFDTGKGVKFETYAVWRIKGAVLDQLRALDWVSRSMRRKARNLDGVTRRLDQKLGRAASEDEVAREMKMSRGDFYRLLDHVRGAVLVSLDESRAGEDQEPTTLADHLPDPSLPSFEARLEEQQTRHVILRTLDQLPEQERLVVALYYYEHLTLKEIGRALGISESRVSQVHTRAMTRLRLRLQRAFTVREAA
- a CDS encoding MinD/ParA family protein yields the protein MSRKARRASERAPLRLVSGSPRPASEDHPANWSRPIVRSLVITSGKGGVGKSTLAANLAVALGQRGARVLLVDADFSQANLDLLLGVHPRWDLQHVLSGEKTLEDIVTPGPAGVRLVPAASGVPELADLDDYRLECLWRGMSQLEHEADVVLIDTASGVSRPVTWLCRAAREVLVVTTPEMPAFSDAYGLIKLLHQQGLTRPPHLVVNHTDSPEESEETAQRIRLVARRFLQLDLDLWGGVPYDPAVSRAVRQQEPVLTAFPNSPAAQAIRALSHQLWDESPPPPRTQSDSEPQRLEA